TTCCCGATAAATTGTACTTTTCTTTTTATGCTTAAAGCCAAGTTTAGTAAGCGCTTCATGAACAGAAGATGTCGCACATTGAAAAACTTCAGCAATTTCAGAAAGATAAGCATCAGGATGTTCCAAAATATAGGCTTTGAGTTGAATCGGATCAATTTTTTTAAAGTTACATCGGCGAACAGGATCCTCTAAAGATCCTTCAGCCATTTTTTTCCGCCATTTCTTAATACTCGAAGTTGAGATATTAAACAAACGAGCCGTTTCAGTAATACTTTTACTCTCATCAAGAGTATTTAAGATGCGTTTTCTAAATGAAATTTCGTAAGCCATAATTTCCTAGATTATTTGGGTTTTCTTGAACCGATTTTACTATAGATCGCAAGCTGACCGGCATTCACGATTCCCATAGATAAACCACGCTGAATCGCATGATAGAGGAATACGGCATGAATCGCTTCACGCACAAGATTATTCCCCCGAAAGGAAAATGAAACGTTAGAGATACCGCCGGAGATATGCACGAAGGGAAAGTTTTTACGAATCCATTTTGTCGCATCTAGGAAATCTAAACCGTAGCGATTATGCTCCGGAATCCCGGTCGCAACCGCAAAGACATTTGCGGTCAAAGATTATATCTTCCGGTGGGAAATTCACTTCATTGACTAAAATATCGTAAGCGCGAGAGCAAATTTCTTTACGGCGTTCATAGTTATCAGCTTGTCCATCCTCATCAAATGC
The nucleotide sequence above comes from Ignatzschineria rhizosphaerae. Encoded proteins:
- a CDS encoding IS630 transposase-related protein → MAYEISFRKRILNTLDESKSITETARLFNISTSSIKKWRKKMAEGSLEDPVRRCNFKKIDPIQLKAYILEHPDAYLSEIAEVFQCATSSVHEALTKLGFKHKKKSTIYREQDQKKLKHF